The sequence CGGGCGCGCGGAAGACGCGCGAGGTGCTGTCGAGCTGGACGAGGCGGCCCTCGAAGAGCACGCCGACCCGATCGGCCAGGACCATGGCCTCTTCGTGATCATGAGTCACCAGGACGGTGGTGATGCGCTCGGCGCGGAGCACGCGTCCCAGGTCATCGATCAAGCTTTCCCGCGTGGGCGCGTCGAGGGCCGAGAACGGCTCGTCGAGCAGCAGGAGCTCGGGCTCGACCACGAGGGCCCGCGCCAGGGCCGCCCGCTGCGCCTCTCCGCCCGAGAGCGTCCGCGCCTGGCGCGTGGCCAGGGCGGCGATCTCGAAGCGCGTCAGCCAGCGCGCGACTTGTGCCGCGATGCGCTCGCGGTCCGCGCCGCGAAAGCGCAGACCCATCGCGACATTGTCGAAGACGGTCGCGTCGGCGAGCAATGGCTCCTGGAAGACGCTGGCCATGCGCCGTCTGACCGCGAGCCCCTGCGCCGCCGTCACCGGCAAGCCCTGAAAGCGTACCGTCCCCGCCGCCGGCGCCTCGAGGGCGCCCATGACGCGGAGCAGGCTCGACTTGCCGGCGCCATTGGGGCCGATCACGCTCAGCACCTCGCCCGTCAGCACGGTGAGGGCGGGCACGTCGAGCACCACGCGGCCTCCACGCTCGACGCGGATCCCGGCAAGCTCGACGACAGGATTCATGCCGAGGGCAGGACGTGGATGGAGCCGCGGTGGATGCTGAGCTGCCAGCGGCGGTCTCGATTGATGTCGAGAATCTCGTAGACGAGACGTGGCACCTCGATCTCGAGGTCATGGTCGCCCTGGGCGGGCCGTCCCGGGACGTCGAGCTTGAAGTAGAGCGTCCAGGTCGTGCCGAAATCGGCCTCCCCGACGATGTGACCGGACATGAGATTCATGTGGTGACCCGGGTCAGGGGTGACCCGGTCCTTGCGAATCAGGCGCACGTACTCCGGCCGTATGAAGAAGGCGAGCGGGCTCTCCGGCGCGGGCAGGTAGGAGCGCGTGGGCGAATTGACCGCCTCCAGCAGCTGGTCGCGCCAGCGAAACTGGATGCGGTCGGCCGTGGCCTTGAGCACGGTGCCGTGGAGCACGTTGCGGATGCCCACGATGCGCGCCACGCTCTCCGAGGCCGGCTGCCACAAGAGCTCGGCGCGCGGCGCGGCCTGGATGACGCGACCGTCCTCGTACACCACGATGCGGTCACCCAGCCGGTACGCTTCGGTGAAGTCGTGGGTGACGAGCACGGCGGCCATGCGCCACTCCGTGAGCACGGCGCGGAGGTCATCTCTGAGCGCCTGGCGCAGGGGCAGGTCGAGGGCCGACAGCGGCTCGTCGAGGAGAAGCAGCGCAGGATCCGGTGCGAGGGCGCGCCCGAGAGCCACCCGCTGCTGCTGGCCGCCCGAGAGCTCCCGCGGTCGTCGCGAGGCCAGATCGGCCAGGCCGAGGCGCTCCAGCACTTCCCGCGTGCGACGACGGCGTGCCGATCCGCTCAGGTGGCGAAGCCCGTAGGCGACATTGTCGCGGACCGAGAGATGCGGGAAGAGGGCATAGCCCTGGAAGACATAGCCGAGCCGGCGCTCTTGCGTCGGGACATCTATGCCGCGCTCGCCGTCGAAGAAGACCGTGCCGTTGACGACGATGCGTCCGCTGTCGGGCCGGATGAGCCCGGCCAGGCATTGCAGCGTCAGCGTCTTGCCCGCCCCCGAGGGGCCAAAGAGGGTGACGACCTCGTCCCCCGCCACCCAGCTCACATCAAGCGTGAAGCCCGGCAGAGATTTTCGGACCTCGAGAGAGAGGGCCACCTCAGAACCTCAGGCGCGCGAGGCGCCCGAGCCCCATCAGGAGCAGCGCCACGGTGGCCACGGCGATGAGCGAGAGGGTATTGGCCTCGGCCATGCGGTTGGACTGGACGAGGTCATAGATGGCGAGCGGTGTGGTCTGGGTCAGCCCGGGAATGCTGCCCGCGACCATGAGCGTGATGCCGAAGTCGCCCAGGGCTCGACAGAATGCCAGGACGGTGCCGGCCATCACGGCACGCGACGCGAGAGGCAGCGTGATGGACCAGAAGACGCTCCACTCGGAGCGCCCCAGCGTGCGCGCGGCCTGCTCGAGCCGACGATCCACGGCCTCGAAGCCCGCCTGGGCCGCCTTGATGAAGAGCGCGCTCGAGCCCACCCAGGCCGCCAGCACGGCCGCCCGCCACGTGAAGGCCAGCTCGATCCCGGCGGCATCGAGCACGCGCCCGATGGCGCCCTGACGGCCGATCAGGACGAGAAGGTAGTAGCCGAGAACGGTCGGGGGCAGGACGAGCGGCAAGACCACCAGGGCCTCGGCCGCATCGCGGCCCGCGAATCGCTTGCGCGCCAGCACCCACGCGATGGGCAAGCCGGTGGCCAGGGTCAGAATCGTGGCGACCACCGACACCTTGAGGGAGAGCCAGAGCGGAAAGAGGTCCATTCCGACCTAGAACTCTCCGGGCAAGAGGAAGCCGTAGCGCTTCATGATGGGCCGGCCCTCGGGCCCATTGAGGAACTGGATGAAGGCCAGGCCGAGCTCCGGGCGCGGGCTCCGCTTGACCACCGCCGCTATCTGGTTGAGCGGCTTGTGGAGCTTCGGATCGATGGGCAAGTAACGCACATCGGGAACGCCGGCCACGGACAGCGCCACGATGCCCGCCTCCACCGCGCCCGTCTCGATGAACTGGAGCGCGTGGCGAATATTCTCGCCGTAGACGAGCTTGGGCTTCACGCGCTCCCACACGCCCACGCTCTCGAGGGCCTCCTGGGCGGCCCGGCCATAGGGGGCATGGGCCGGGTTGGCGATGGCTACGCGCCGCACCTCGGGCTTGAGCAGATCCGTGAGCTCGCGGGCAGCAAGTGCGGACTTCGTGGGCGTGGCCAGGACGATGCGGCCCTGGGCATAGAGCGCTCGCGTGGGGGGAATGACGGCGCCGGCCGCCTGCAGGTCGTCGATGAAGCTCTCGTTGGCGGCGAAGAAGACGTCTGCGGGGGCGCCGTGCTCGATCTGCTTGGCCAGGTTGCCCGTCGAGCCCATGACCAGGGTCACGCGCGCGCCTGTGGCCTTCTCGAAGAGCGGCTTGATCTCGCGAAAGGCCATGTCAAGGTCTGAGGCAGCATAGATGGTGATGGCGGGCGAGGCCGGCTGAGCCAGCACGCCAGGCCCGCCGGCCAGGACCAACGCAATGACGAGGAGGCTGATTCGTCTCATGCGCATGAGACCTCCAGTATAGCGGAGGGACTCAGGCGCGGCGCCCCTGCTGTATCCAGGTCAGCGCCCAGTTCACGAGAAACATCAGGAGCAGGAGGATCAGCGAGAGGGCGATGGCCGTGTCGAAGTTGCCCTTGCCCGTCTCGAGCACGGTGGCCGTGGTGAGCACGCGCGTCGAGCCCCTGATATTGCCGCCCACCATGAGCGAGGCGCCCACTTCCGAGATGACAGCGCCGAAGCCGGCCATGACGGCGGCCAGCATGGGCAGCCGCGCCTCCTTTAATAAGGTCCACACGAGCTGGGCCCGGGAGGCGCCCAGAGCGAGGAGCTGCAGGCGGAACCGCTCGGGCACCTGCTGGATGGCGGCCAGGGTGAGCCCCGTGACGATGGGCGCGGCGATGATGAGCTGGGCCAGGATCATGGCCGTGGGCGTGTAGAGCAGCTCCAGCCCGCCCAGCACGCCGTTGCGCCAGAGGACGATGGTCACGAAGAGACCCACCACCACGGGCGGCAGCCCCATGCCGGTATTGATCACGCTCACCACGAAACCGCGCCCCGGAAAGCGCGTGAGGGCCAGCACGGTGCCCACGGGGACGCCCAGCACGAGCGAGAGCAGGGTGGCCGTCGCGGAGACGCGAAGCGACAGCCACGTGATCTGCCACACCTGGCTGTCGCCGCCCGCGAGGAGCGTGAGCGCCTGGAGGAGGCCCTGGCCTATCAGCTCCATGGCAGCTCCATGGCCGGCTAGCGGAAATCGGCGTCCGTCTTGCCGGCGACCGGCACGAAGAGGGGCTGGCCGTACCTGTCCGCGCCGAAGGTCTTGATGACGGCTTGGGTTTCGGGGGCGAGCATGAAGTCGGCGAAGGCTTTCCCGCCCGCGCCATTCACGCGCGGGCCATTGGCGGGATTGACCTCCATCACCGAGTAGAGGTTGAGAAGCGGCTTGTCCTTCTCGACGAGCACGGGCAGGCTCACGCGCTTCTGGAAGGCGAGCCAGGTCCCGCGGTCCGCGAGCGTATAGGCCCGCCGGTCATCCGCGATGCCGAGGGTCTGACCCATGCCCTGCCCCGACTCGATATACCAGGGGGCCTCGGGTGCACTGCCGGGCGCGAGGCCCGCCTGTTTCCAGAGATCGAGCTCGAGGGCATGCGTGCCGGACTTGTCTCCGCGCGAGACGAACCGCGAGCGGCTCGCGGAGATTCGCTTCATGGCCTCCACGGCGCTCGCCAGCCCCTTGATCCGGGCGGGATCGTTCGCGGGCCCGATGATGACGAAGTCGTTGTACATGACGAGGCGCCGGTTGAGGAGCTTTCCCTCCTCGACGTACTTCCTCTCGACCGAGGGCGCGTGGGCGAGCGTGACATCGGCCTCGCCCCGGGCGGCGAGGGCCAGCGCTTGACCGGTCCCGACCGAGATCGTCTTGACGGTCAAGCCCGTCTTCTTCTCGAACATGGGCACGAGCACGTCGAGCAGTCCCGAGTCCTGCGTACTGGTGGTCGTGGCCAGGATGACGCTGGAGGACTGGGCCCACGCCGCTCCGGGCAGCGCCAGCATGGTCAGGACCAGCAAGAGCCGACGCATGCACTGCCTCTATCGCGTGAGCACGCGCCCGGCGGGGACGGCGTGATAGCGCGGACCGTCCACCACCACCTGCCCGTTGACGATCACGTAGGGAATGCCGACGGGATGCCGGTGCGGATCGGGGAAGGTCGCCTCGTCGCGCACCGTCTTGGGATCGAAGAGCGCGAGATCGGCGGCATGTCCCGTCTTGACGAGCCCGCGGTTCTTGAGCTGAAGCTTGGCCGCCGCCATGCCCGTCATCTTGTGCACGGCCTGCTCGAAGGAGAAGAGCCGCTTCTCCCGGCAATAGACGCCGAGGACGCGTGGGAAGGTCCCGTAGCTCCGCGGGTGCGGCTTGCCCGGATGCGGCCCCGGCCCGGCGTGGAGCGACAGCGAGTCGGAGCCGATCATGGTGTGGGGATCGGCGCTGGCGATGGCGACGTTTTCCTCGCTCTGGGAGAAGCCGATCATGCTGACGCCGGCGCCCTCCGAGAGGACGAGGTCCATCATGGCCTGGGCGGGCTCGCGACCCGTGAGGCGCGCGAGCTCGGCCAGGTTCTTGCCCGCGAGCTCCGGCTTGGAGCAGGTGGCGACCATGACTTCGTCCCAGCCATAGGAGCCCGAGCCCGTGCGCCAGCGCTCGCCGCTGATCAGACAATCGGCGACGGCGCGCCGGCGCGCCGCCGGATCGGCCAGCCGCTCGAGCAGCTTGGCGGTGCCCCCGCTGTGCATCCAGGGGGGAAGGAGATTGTCCATCTTGGTGCTGCCGGCGGGGTACGGATACACGTCGCCCGTGACGTCCACCCCCCGGGCGCGCGCATCGGAGATCATCCGGAGCGCCCGCTCCATCTTTCCCCAGTTCTCCCGGCCCGAGGCCTTGACGTGCGCGATCTGCAGCGGGACGCCGCCTTCCTCGCCGATGCGGATCGCTTCCTCGTAGGCCTTCTCGAGCGTCCCCGCCTCGCCCCGCACGTGGGAGAAGTACTGGCCGCCGCGCGGGGCCATGCTCTTGGCCAGCGCGATCAGCTCTTCCGTCGACCCGTACACGCTGGGCGCGTAGACGAGTCCCGTCGAATAGCCCCAGGCGCCCGCATCGAGGGCCTCGGCCAGGAGCGCTTCCATCTTCTTCTGCTCGTCCGGCGTGGCCGGCCGATCCTCGCTGCCCATCGCGGCGAGGCGAAGAGCTCCGTGTCCCACGAACTGGACGACATTGACCGACGTCCCGAGGCCGCGCAGGTGCTCGAGATACTCACCGAAGCTATGCCAGGTGACGCGCGGCTTGCTGCCTATCCCGCCGATCCAGTCGCGGATCTCGTCCTCGCGGCCCGGCGCGATGGGGCCAGGCGAGAAGCCGCACATGCCGACCACCTCGGTGGTCACGCCCTGGCGCACCTTGGATTCGGCGGCGGGACATGTCTGGTAGACGAGATCCGAGTGCGAGTGGATATCGATGAAGCCCGGGGCGACCATCAGGCCCTTGGCGTCGATGGTCCGCTGCGCCTGGCCCGCCAGAGCGGGACCGACGGCGGCTATCGTGTCGGCCTCGAGCGCCACGTCGGCCGCGACGCCCGGAGCGCCGCTGCCGTCGACGACGGTTCCGCCCTTGATCAGAACTGACCAGGCCATGGCTATGGGGCGTCGATGATCTTGACCGTCTTCATCTTGTCACCCTTCTTGATGCCATCGACGATGTTCATGCCGGAGACGACCTTGCCGAACACCGTGTACTTGCCGTCCAGGAAGTGCGCGGGGGCCAGGGTGATGTAGAACTGGCTGCCCGCGGAATCGGGATCCTGGCTCCGGGCCATGGCGAGCACGCCGCGCACGTGCTGCTGCTTGTTGAACTCGGCCTTGACCTTGTAGCCGGGGCCTCCGGTGCCGTCCCCCTTGGGGTCGCCCCCCTGGACCACGAAGTTCGGCTCGACGCGGTGGAAGGTCAACCCGTCATAGAAGCCCTTCTTGGCCAGCGTGACGAAGTTCTCCACCGTCTTGGGCGCGTCCGCGGGGAAGAACTCGATCTTGATCACGCCGCCCTTTTCCATGGTGATCTCGGCCGTCTGATTCACGCGCGAGGATCCTTTCTCGGTCTGTGCGGTTTTGGGGCCCTGGGCCCAGGCGCCCGTAGGCGCCGCGAGCGCGACGATGAGTGAAGCCAGCATCAGCTGTCGGATTCTCACGGGTGCACGCCTCCTCGAGCGGGGATAGAGCGTCATTATGCCCCGGCGTGAAGCTCCGGGCAAGGTCAACGCGCTGCGGCATTCGAAAAATCCGTGCTACAGTGAAAGCATGCAAGAGCGTCACGACATCCGCAACGTCGCCATCATCGCGCACGTCGACCACGGGAAAACCACGCTGGTCGACGCCATGCTCTGGCAATCCGGCATCTTTCGGGCCAATGAGCATGTGGTCGAGCGCGTCATGGATTCCATCGACCTCGAGCGCGAGAAGGGCATCACCATCATGGCCAAGAACACGTCCATTCATTACAAGGACGTGAAGATCAACATCGTGGACACCCCCGGCCACGCCGATTTCGGCGGCGAGGTGGAGCGGACGCTCACGCTCGTGGACGGCGTGCTCCTGCTCGTGGACGCGGCAGAAGGCCCCCTGCCCCAGACGCGCTTCGTGCTCAAGAAAGCGCTCGAGGCCGGGCTCACCCCCGTGGTCGTGATCAACAAGATCGACCGCCAGGACGCCCGAGCCCCCCAGGTGCTCGACGAGGTCTACGACCTCTTCATCGATCTCGAGGCGGCGGAGGACCAGCTGGATTTCCCTGTCCTCTACACCGACGCCCGCAAGGGCATCGCCAAGCTCTCTCTCGACGACGACTCGAAGACGCTGGCCCCCCTCTTCGACACGCTGGTCAAGACGATCCCGCCCCCCCGCTTCGATCCCGAGATGGGGCTCCAGTTCCGGGCCACCTCGCTGGACTGGGACGACTATGTCGGCCGGCTCGTGATCGGCCGCATCGTCAACGGCACGGTCCGCCAGTACGACCGGGTGGCCGTGGTGCACCGAGACGGCTCGACAGAGCCGGCCAAGATCACCGTGCTCTACGGCTACGAGGGACTCAAGCGGGTCGAGATCTCCGAGGCGACGGCGGGCGATCTGGTGGCCGTGGCCGGCACGGACAATGTCGAGATCGGCGAGACCCTCGCCGATGCCGAGAAGCCCGTGGCTCTCCCCGTCATGCACATCGACGAGCCCACGGTGTCCATGCTCTTCTCCTCGAACATCTCGCCCTTCTCGGGCAAGGAAGGCCGGTTCGTCACCTCTACCCAGCTCCGCGATCGGCTCTGGAAGGAGCGGCGGACCAATGTCGCCATCCGCGTCGAGGAGACCGACTCGCCTGATACGTTCCGCGTGTCCGGCCGAGGCGAGCTCCAGCTCGCCATCCTCATCGAGATGATGCGGCGCGAGGGCTTCGAGCTGGAAGTGAGCAAGCCCGAGATCATC comes from Candidatus Methylomirabilota bacterium and encodes:
- a CDS encoding ABC transporter permease, which codes for MELIGQGLLQALTLLAGGDSQVWQITWLSLRVSATATLLSLVLGVPVGTVLALTRFPGRGFVVSVINTGMGLPPVVVGLFVTIVLWRNGVLGGLELLYTPTAMILAQLIIAAPIVTGLTLAAIQQVPERFRLQLLALGASRAQLVWTLLKEARLPMLAAVMAGFGAVISEVGASLMVGGNIRGSTRVLTTATVLETGKGNFDTAIALSLILLLLMFLVNWALTWIQQGRRA
- a CDS encoding peptidylprolyl isomerase, giving the protein MEKGGVIKIEFFPADAPKTVENFVTLAKKGFYDGLTFHRVEPNFVVQGGDPKGDGTGGPGYKVKAEFNKQQHVRGVLAMARSQDPDSAGSQFYITLAPAHFLDGKYTVFGKVVSGMNIVDGIKKGDKMKTVKIIDAP
- the typA gene encoding translational GTPase TypA → MQERHDIRNVAIIAHVDHGKTTLVDAMLWQSGIFRANEHVVERVMDSIDLEREKGITIMAKNTSIHYKDVKINIVDTPGHADFGGEVERTLTLVDGVLLLVDAAEGPLPQTRFVLKKALEAGLTPVVVINKIDRQDARAPQVLDEVYDLFIDLEAAEDQLDFPVLYTDARKGIAKLSLDDDSKTLAPLFDTLVKTIPPPRFDPEMGLQFRATSLDWDDYVGRLVIGRIVNGTVRQYDRVAVVHRDGSTEPAKITVLYGYEGLKRVEISEATAGDLVAVAGTDNVEIGETLADAEKPVALPVMHIDEPTVSMLFSSNISPFSGKEGRFVTSTQLRDRLWKERRTNVAIRVEETDSPDTFRVSGRGELQLAILIEMMRREGFELEVSKPEIITKEERGQTLEPMEHLVVDIPEEFIGAVTQKLGPRKGGMTKMVNHGTGRVRLEYRIPSRGLIGYRSEFLTDTRGTGLLNHLFDGYAEWQGDIPHRANGALVSDRTGRTTSYAIDHLQPRGELFVGPGEMVYEGQIVGEHNRDTDLDVNITKEKKLTNMRASTSDEGVRLTPPRTMNLEQSLEWVREDELLEITPKSLRLRKK
- a CDS encoding ATP-binding cassette domain-containing protein; translation: MALSLEVRKSLPGFTLDVSWVAGDEVVTLFGPSGAGKTLTLQCLAGLIRPDSGRIVVNGTVFFDGERGIDVPTQERRLGYVFQGYALFPHLSVRDNVAYGLRHLSGSARRRRTREVLERLGLADLASRRPRELSGGQQQRVALGRALAPDPALLLLDEPLSALDLPLRQALRDDLRAVLTEWRMAAVLVTHDFTEAYRLGDRIVVYEDGRVIQAAPRAELLWQPASESVARIVGIRNVLHGTVLKATADRIQFRWRDQLLEAVNSPTRSYLPAPESPLAFFIRPEYVRLIRKDRVTPDPGHHMNLMSGHIVGEADFGTTWTLYFKLDVPGRPAQGDHDLEIEVPRLVYEILDINRDRRWQLSIHRGSIHVLPSA
- the modB gene encoding molybdate ABC transporter permease subunit, which produces MDLFPLWLSLKVSVVATILTLATGLPIAWVLARKRFAGRDAAEALVVLPLVLPPTVLGYYLLVLIGRQGAIGRVLDAAGIELAFTWRAAVLAAWVGSSALFIKAAQAGFEAVDRRLEQAARTLGRSEWSVFWSITLPLASRAVMAGTVLAFCRALGDFGITLMVAGSIPGLTQTTPLAIYDLVQSNRMAEANTLSLIAVATVALLLMGLGRLARLRF
- a CDS encoding ABC transporter ATP-binding protein is translated as MNPVVELAGIRVERGGRVVLDVPALTVLTGEVLSVIGPNGAGKSSLLRVMGALEAPAAGTVRFQGLPVTAAQGLAVRRRMASVFQEPLLADATVFDNVAMGLRFRGADRERIAAQVARWLTRFEIAALATRQARTLSGGEAQRAALARALVVEPELLLLDEPFSALDAPTRESLIDDLGRVLRAERITTVLVTHDHEEAMVLADRVGVLFEGRLVQLDSTSRVFRAPGSEAVARFVGIETVVGCRILSSRDGVSTVEVGGQVMEVRQEVEPPVEPGEEARLCLRAEDVTLKTGTPPPGASLPPNRLKGAVARLYPVGLHVRVAVDCGFPLTALVTHRAVEELGLGEGVEVTVQFKATAPHLLLRRNP
- the modA gene encoding molybdate ABC transporter substrate-binding protein, whose amino-acid sequence is MRRISLLVIALVLAGGPGVLAQPASPAITIYAASDLDMAFREIKPLFEKATGARVTLVMGSTGNLAKQIEHGAPADVFFAANESFIDDLQAAGAVIPPTRALYAQGRIVLATPTKSALAARELTDLLKPEVRRVAIANPAHAPYGRAAQEALESVGVWERVKPKLVYGENIRHALQFIETGAVEAGIVALSVAGVPDVRYLPIDPKLHKPLNQIAAVVKRSPRPELGLAFIQFLNGPEGRPIMKRYGFLLPGEF
- a CDS encoding D-aminoacylase, which gives rise to MAWSVLIKGGTVVDGSGAPGVAADVALEADTIAAVGPALAGQAQRTIDAKGLMVAPGFIDIHSHSDLVYQTCPAAESKVRQGVTTEVVGMCGFSPGPIAPGREDEIRDWIGGIGSKPRVTWHSFGEYLEHLRGLGTSVNVVQFVGHGALRLAAMGSEDRPATPDEQKKMEALLAEALDAGAWGYSTGLVYAPSVYGSTEELIALAKSMAPRGGQYFSHVRGEAGTLEKAYEEAIRIGEEGGVPLQIAHVKASGRENWGKMERALRMISDARARGVDVTGDVYPYPAGSTKMDNLLPPWMHSGGTAKLLERLADPAARRRAVADCLISGERWRTGSGSYGWDEVMVATCSKPELAGKNLAELARLTGREPAQAMMDLVLSEGAGVSMIGFSQSEENVAIASADPHTMIGSDSLSLHAGPGPHPGKPHPRSYGTFPRVLGVYCREKRLFSFEQAVHKMTGMAAAKLQLKNRGLVKTGHAADLALFDPKTVRDEATFPDPHRHPVGIPYVIVNGQVVVDGPRYHAVPAGRVLTR
- a CDS encoding substrate-binding domain-containing protein — its product is MRRLLLVLTMLALPGAAWAQSSSVILATTTSTQDSGLLDVLVPMFEKKTGLTVKTISVGTGQALALAARGEADVTLAHAPSVERKYVEEGKLLNRRLVMYNDFVIIGPANDPARIKGLASAVEAMKRISASRSRFVSRGDKSGTHALELDLWKQAGLAPGSAPEAPWYIESGQGMGQTLGIADDRRAYTLADRGTWLAFQKRVSLPVLVEKDKPLLNLYSVMEVNPANGPRVNGAGGKAFADFMLAPETQAVIKTFGADRYGQPLFVPVAGKTDADFR